The Arachis ipaensis cultivar K30076 chromosome B03, Araip1.1, whole genome shotgun sequence region atttagatataatatatattattatgtattaaaataaaaaatattttaaatacttgatataattaaaataagacattaaaaataattaaaaaatttatttatattttaatattaataaaatatcaaaatattattacgatttatctaaaaaatactttatattttatatatatgcgtgtccccgtgtcttataaaattttaaaatttgcgcgtcggcgtgtcccgtgtcgtgtcgtaTCCTGTGTCCGTGCCAATGTCCGTGCATCATAAATTCATATATTTGACGAGCATattattatttctatattttattccttaatagatatttaattaattaattcaaataatgATATGCATATATTTTATTTGTAAATCATATTAATTACAGATTTACAGTTGATACACAATGAAAAGGATATAAATCAAATTAGACTTATTAAAATAAttgataattaataaaatattagtcATTAATTGTCAATTTTCGAATAATTCTAAAgaatatatttttctaaaatattatGAGAAGAGAGAAGTATGCATATTGACACCATAACGTGCCATACCTACTAATTTAAATCGAATCTATCTTAACAAACTAAATACACTAAAACCAGAAAATTGAatctaaataaattaaactaactaactaaaatcaACCTAATAACTGATACTaactaaaacaaaattaaaaaaaaaaatagtttgatCAAAACCTAAAGTGCTAAACAAATATAGATGAAATAGAGAAGAGTGGAGGGAGTGTTGGGGTGCTGTGATGTCGCCATAGCTAGGGGTAGCAAACGGTGGTCGGNNNNNNNNNNNNNNNNNNNNNNNNNNNNNNNNNNNNNNNNNNNNNNNNNNNNNNNNNNNNNNNNNNNNNNNNNNNNNNNNNNNNNNNNNNNNNNNNNNNNNNNNNNNNNNNNNNNNNNNNNNNNNNNNNNNNNNNNNNNNNNNNNNNNNNNNNNNNNNNNNNNNNNNNNNNNNNNAGacaaaaaaaatggaagaaaaaaggaaagaagggTGGTGCCTCGGACGGCAACGGAGATGTCAGAGGGTGGCGCTCCGGTGGTGGTTCGGTTAGGTTGTGAAAAAGGCTGAGGGTAGCGATGGTGGTTAGGGTGTAGTGAAGAAGCAGAAGAGAGCTTGCAGAAGTGAGGGGGAAGggttttgtgtttgaattttatCCCAATTTTATCATCGGATTTACCAGCAGAAAAATCCGATAGTATAGTGGTCGGTGTTGCCTAAACGTCGTATTTCATTGAAATCCTTTTATTGTTAGAAAATTCCGACGGAAAATCCGATGCTAATAAAATTAGTTTTTGCGCCACcatttaccgtcagatttaggTACGAAATTTTAAATTCCACGGTAACTAATTCGAGGGACGAATTCTCGCTCTTAACTGTTCGAAAAATTGTCGGTAACGTCTGTCGCTAAATCTGACAATAAATCCGATGGTATTCAATGTTTTTCTTATAGTGATATAATGATTATAAATTCAATAGTGATTAACCCATTACTTTATCGTCCAAATTTCCAGAACAGTCCACGAGTTTCACAACTTTCACCATTTTAGTCCTTCAAATCCATAATTTATTATATTGATTTTCGAGATCCAATTTCGAGTACCATATTAGTCTTTGAATTTTTTTCGGTGCTGAGTTAATGAACAGAGTGTTGTAACTTTATCTTGTCATACTAGACACATAGCTAAACATCATTATTTCATTTTGGCGTTTATACAAGAAAAAACGAAATTATCTtggagaataaaaaaaaattataaaataatttgtaCATTATATAAACTCTTAttcgtttttttatttttgtcttatttAAATATCAAAACAAAACGATATTATTTAGCCTTGTATCCAACATGGTCGATCCGATCATACTCAATACTCCATTGATTAACTCaatactaaaaaatataaaatttaaaatagtaaAAATGATGAATCTCCCTTAAAATTTAGTCCAACTCTACCCTCTACTATTCCCCTCGGGCCCTCACTTTAGATTTTGTTTCCCTCTTTATTAACCTTAAATCGATTGACTTGTTTAAGTCAAGGCGGCCGCTCTAAAATTGTCATTTTCCTCTCTTGACTGGCTTCCTCACCGCCGGATCCACCCGTCCCAAACTTTGGTTTGTCCATCGCCTTCTTCCCACCTTCTTTGTCGTGTTTTCTAAGTTTTATTTTTCCCCAAAATTaataatcaaattaaaagaaaagatacCCTTTTACTTTTCAAGTTCATAACCCCTTTGATTCTCTTCTTCATCCTTACCCCTAAATCCACGCCCTATTCTTCACTCTGCTTCTGATCCATTCCCCCACATGTTCTTGGAGCAGGGGAAACTGCAAGAACTGGGGTTTTGGCTTCTTGATTCTCTATCCACAACAGCATCAAGTGTGCACAATAGGTTTTTCATGCTCAACTTTTTCTTGTTCTATCAGTTTCTTTATTTGTCTCATGTGAGTACTTGATTAACTTAGAGGCTTAGGACACTTTTGATGCTTTGTGTTTCGCCGTATTATTAGTTAGTTTGTTCTGTTATGGCTGCTGCTTATTATAAGAAACCACGGCTTAGGGATGTGGCTTTGCGCCGTCTCATACTCGTGGTGTCTGTTACTCTCTGTGGGGTTTTGCTGCTTGTAtttctctttggatcaaatccaACATCAATTAATGATGTTACTCGTGATTTGGTAGAAAATGTTGGTGATGGTAATGATGATGATTCTGCTTATCGTCGCGATTTGAAGGTTGCGAAGGGCTTTGTAGCCCTCCCAAATCAGAATGACTTGTCACTTAAATTGGAAAAGCTAAATGATTTGCCACCAAGGAACTTGGATCTTTATCCAAATCTAGCCAAGGACCGAATAATTGTTGTTTTGTATGTTCACAACCGGCCTCAATATCTTAAAGTAGTTGTCGATAGCCTTTCGCAGGTGACGGGCATTAATGAGACCTTGCTAATCGTTAGTCACGATGGTTACTTTGAGGATATGAACAAGATCATTGATGGTATCAGATTTTGCCAAGTTAAGCAGATATTTGCGCCTTACTCGCCTCATTTGTTTTCGGATAGTTTTCCTGGGGTCTCGGCTCGTGACTGCAAGGACAAAGATGTTGCCAGCCAAAAACATTGCGAGGGCAATCCTGATCAGTATGGCAATCACCGCTCGCCGAGGATCGTATCGTTGAAGCATCATTGGTGGTGGATGATGAACACAGTGTGGGATGGATTAAGAGAGACCAGGAAGCATGAGGGTCATATTCTTTTCATCGAGGAAGACCACTTCATATATCCCAATGCATACCGCAATCTGCAGATTCTAACTTCATTGAAGCCTGAAAAATGTCCCGATTGCTATGCTGCAAATTTAGCACCTTCTGATGTGAACTCGCGTGGTGAAGGATGGGCCAGTTTAATTGCAGAGAGAATGGGAAATGTAGGCTATGCTTTTAATCGAACTGTTTGGAAGAAAATACACAACAAGGCCAGAGAATTTTGTTTCTTTGATGATTATAATTGGGATATCACGATGTGGGCAACTGTTTATCCCTCATTTGGTAGTCCTGTTTACTCGTTGCGAGGTTCAAGGACTAGTGCAGTTCACTTTGGGAGATGTGGTTTGCACCAGGGTCAGGGGGAGAAGAAGGCTTGCATGGATAATGGCATGGTGAACATCCATGTAGAAGATGCGGACAAGGTTCCTAATATTGCATCAGACTGGAGCGTCCATATCTATAAAAATCAACCTGGTTACAAGGCTGGCTTTAAAGGTTGGGGAGGCTGGGGTGACGACAGAGATCGACATTTATGTTTGAGCTTTTCCAACATGTATTGTTCCACCGGCACCTCATCTCCTATGTAAGATCTGATTTTCTGGCTGCTTACTTTTTTCCTCCCATTTTTTTGGTGTCAGTTTGCAAAACCACTATGAGAAGATTAGATTCTTCAATACATGAATTCATTATTAGTCCTTCCAAAATGCTTTACTGTCCATAAATTACTTTGATAACTACCACGAAATCGTATCTAGGTTATACCATTGTAAGGATATTCATAGCGGTTCTTCCTAGTAGATAAAACCTTTTATATATTGGAACtattctctcctctcttttattctctctctctctctctctctctctctctctctctctctcagcaCATGCACAAGACTAGATTTAGGAAACTGCATGTTTGCGGGCCTTGGAGACCTTCAATTTTGTTGGTTCATGCTTCCCCTTGTATCATTGGTTGCTTGAGGAGGCATTAATTGGTTATGCTTGGTTGATGATGACACTACTATTCTTCTTTGTATGCTGTGAATGCACTACTGTAATTGGCTCAAAGATTAGATTGTGTTTTAATGGGGTCTTGTAGTTGAATTtgataacaataaaaatatagaattaaTCATTAATGATGTTACTAGTTAGTGTTAAGAAGTTAAAAGATACACATGAAGTTAGTTATGGATTTAATATTTAAAGGTTACATTTATATattggaaatgtttggtaacaaaaaaaaaattagtcaaaaacagcaaaaacttgccttatttagcattcatcaattgttaatgaatgctaaataaggcaagttttgGCCATTTTTTTGTCTCCCTAGGCATTACCGTTTATATATAGCAGCAGTTTCTATATTGGCTTTTGGATTTGGTCTACTCTGGCTTTCATTGTGAGATTAACTTTCCTTTCATTATTTTATGAATGAAAAAACAAATCGTAGGATTACTTTCGAGTTGTCGAGTAAAATTGATTCAATTGGTTGAATTCCTAAGTTTTTGTTCCATGATGGACTTATTTTTAGATGTGACATAAAATTGAAACGTCAAAATTTGTGAATTTTGAGGGAATCTAAGTTAGCAGTTTTGTCTTATAGGGCAGTGGTTTTTATCATGTATGTGATACTTGTTCTTGGTTAAGGTGTTCATTTCTTTCAGGATTTGCTATTATTGGTCATATGTTTGTGGTTTTTAAGGTATCATTATTTGTAGCTGAATTGTTTGTTTCTGTTTGTTTGTCCAGTTTTAGTCAGTAAAATCTCATTAACTCAATTGGCATCAGTTttctaaacaaaaatattttatggaCAATCTATTTTCCAAAAGGTATTCTGCCTTCCTTTATAGACTTATAGTACTGTGATGCTCCAAAGCACTAGGACTATAAAAGGGATGTGCATAAACATTAAATTTCCTTCAGAAAAGGCAGAGATAACTATATTGCCAATATGTAACTTCAGTCAACAACATATAGAAGTGGAAAACGAGGAGAGTATATAGGAAAGGAATATATAAAGTATTCAATTCAATGGATAAGTGTTTGATAGTTCAAAAATTAATAGCCTGCATGAAAATGAAATCATCTTAGCTTTCATCTCAGATCCACTTGCAGACAGATATATTGTCAAAGCTACCGTTGGTCAATATTTTCTTCTCTTGTTGTTAAGGGTAAGCTGGACCATGGCATCTATTTACTAATGTTTTCCGTGTTTTATTTTGCTATCTTTAGTCATATTTTTCATGCAATAAGACAAGCCATAGTTGAATATAGCCAATTTTTTGGCGGTATTTGGAATTCTGTTTTGGTAATTGGTTATGTGAACAAGATTTTAGTGCTAGAATAGATGCTAATTAATGAGAATGTGATGGCTGAGGTTCATTAATACATTTATAGAAACTAGAAAAGGCTAATTAATACGGAAATATGCAAacaccaaaaaaattataaatggaAAGAACATATTCTTTCATCCCATTTGTTTAAACTTGTGGATGTAGTTACATAATTgggaaaattacaaaaaaaaaaaaaagtatcgtATTTAATTGTGTTTACTCTTTCTTTAATAAACaatctttcttatttttttattaattaactaACTTCATAATTTTACACTTTAAAAGCCAACTTGAGTAATACACTTAAATTTAAGTGGAATGAATTTTCTTGTCAATCAATCTTTTGCggagggaaaaaaaaagaagtaaattACCATTTCTATCTAAGAAAGTGTTTCTTTTGGTGACTTATCCAGAAAAATTTTAAACACTGATAATTCTAtccataataaaaagaaaattacagttGTACTCATGAAAGATAGATTTTGTATGACAAAATTATCAAAATACTGAAAAATCaactaaaattttcaaattactaTTTTTCTAACCCTAATCTCAACATTCCTCttccaaatctcaatcatttttttattcttttcatgGATTTTATCACCTCTTTCGCCAACACTATCACCGTTGCCCCCAACCATTAGCCTTACCTACCTCCTTTTCCATTGTCACAACAACGATAGTGATGATTGAGCATGGTAATGGCAAAGTAGCACCTGTTTCACTtgacctttttctttttgttttgcaaTAATCTTCTTCCCCAAAATATGAGCTAAAAGGGTTAGGATTTTCCAGAACTAGCCATGTCAAAATCCAAATCCATCACTACCTCCAAATCCACCACTACTTGAAAAACTACAATTGCCGCTGTTCCACCACTGATCTCGGAGGTAACAGTGACGACTATGAGCACAGATGTTGCAGCCACGCTGGAAAGAGATTACAGAGTAGAAGCAATAGCAGAGACAGAACGCAAAccaaaaatcatagaaaaagagGGTAGTGAAATTGGAGAGAGAAGTGGTCGCCGTTTGAGTGTTTCAAAGAGAGAGATAGAACGGGATGGGGGCAGGGAGACAGCGTGGTCGAGGTTCTTGGAGGGCTTCAGNNNNNNNNNNNNNNNNNNNNNNNNNNNNNNNNNNNNNNNNNNNNNNNNNNNNNNNNNNNNNNNNNNNNNNNNNNNNNNNNNNNNNNNNNNNNNNNNNNNNNNNNNNNNNNNNNNNNNNNNNNNNNNNNNNNNNNNNNNNNNNNNNNNNNNNNNNNNNNNNNNNNNNNNNNNNNNNNNNNNNNNNNNNNNNNNNNNNNNNNNNNNNNNNNNNNNNNNNNNNNNNNNNNNNNNNNNNNNNNNNNNNNNNNNNNNNNNNNNNNNNNNNNNNNNNNNNNNNNNNNNNNNNNNNNNNNNNNNNNNNNNNNNNNNNNNNNNNNNNNNNNNNNNNNNNNNNNNNNNNNNNNNNNNNNNNNNNNNNNNNNNNNNNNNNNNNNNNNNNNNNNNNNNNNNNNNNNNNNNNNNNNNNNNNNNNNNNNNNNNNNNNNNNNNNNNNNNNNNNNNNNNNNNNNNNNNNNNNNNNNNNNNNNNNNNNNNNNNNNNNNNNNNNNNNNNNNNNNNNNNNNNNNNNNNNNNNNNNNNNNNNNNNNNNNNNNNNNNNNNNNNNNNNNNNNNNNNNNNNNNNNNNNNNNNNNNNNNNNNNNNNNNNNNNNNNNNNNNNNNNNNNNNNNNNNNNNNNNNNNNNNNNNNNNNNNNNGGAGGCAGCGGAGGTGGCGAAGCAGACGAGAGGTGGTGTGGAGTAAAAAGAGATTTGGGTGGTGGTGAGGTTTTGGATTGGAGGAGTGGTGGTGTGGAGTAAAAAAAATAGGTTATAGTAGAGAGTATTTtgggaattttaaataattttttagggttCGGATAGTTTTGTTAGCAAAAGTCTATCTTTTATGGGTAAAAGTGgtaattttgtttattcatgGGTAGATTTGTCAGCATTCTGAACTTTCATGGATAGAAACGGTAGtttattcgaaaaaaaaaaagcatttagttaaaataagtaaataacaagGTCAAAGCATTGTACAAGCAATGTATAGCGATGGAGGAAAACAAATTCCCAGTCCAGCAATATGAGCACCCAAGAACACTTCCAACTATGAACAACTGTATGAAGCTCTCGCCAGAGAAGTGGATTGCACTGAATACGATTGAGCTTATGGCAACAGCTTGGTGCCATTTCATTGTGGTGGAAAGTGATGTCAATAGAAATCCTCTATAAACAAGTTCTTCCAAAAAGGGAGTGAAAATGCAATAAACAAGCACACAAGATACTCTTGAGACATCACTGTCTAGGAGCATCTCCTTCAGTATTGGGTTGTAAACAGGCTGCAAGAACAGGGTACAATGTCAAATCAACGGAAAATTTATTTAGAAATTAAGAGGATAATTTAGAATAATGACTAAGATAAagtttcaatgattcaatccctCTTATTTTAACTTCAAGGTATGTTCAATAGATAAAGTTTCAACAAAGCTacgtttttattttttgtttttggggGGGNNNNNNNNNNNNNNNNNNNNNNNNNNNNNNNNTGAAATTTGGAGTTAGAAAATCAGGTTTGAATCTTTTTGGTTTTTCAGTTGGTTTCTCATAATATCTTTCAGTCCGACAGGACAAAGATCAATCCGTCACAGATCGTAGATCTATATAAGAGTTTGTTGCTGGCTAATGAGTTGTATATACAACGCGCGATTCGAAACTCCGACACTTGTTTAAGTGCTAATCACTCGACCAACTCAAATTGGTTAAATACG contains the following coding sequences:
- the LOC107629873 gene encoding alpha-1,6-mannosyl-glycoprotein 2-beta-N-acetylglucosaminyltransferase encodes the protein MAAAYYKKPRLRDVALRRLILVVSVTLCGVLLLVFLFGSNPTSINDVTRDLVENVGDGNDDDSAYRRDLKVAKGFVALPNQNDLSLKLEKLNDLPPRNLDLYPNLAKDRIIVVLYVHNRPQYLKVVVDSLSQVTGINETLLIVSHDGYFEDMNKIIDGIRFCQVKQIFAPYSPHLFSDSFPGVSARDCKDKDVASQKHCEGNPDQYGNHRSPRIVSLKHHWWWMMNTVWDGLRETRKHEGHILFIEEDHFIYPNAYRNLQILTSLKPEKCPDCYAANLAPSDVNSRGEGWASLIAERMGNVGYAFNRTVWKKIHNKAREFCFFDDYNWDITMWATVYPSFGSPVYSLRGSRTSAVHFGRCGLHQGQGEKKACMDNGMVNIHVEDADKVPNIASDWSVHIYKNQPGYKAGFKGWGGWGDDRDRHLCLSFSNMYCSTGTSSPM